The sequence below is a genomic window from Thioclava nitratireducens.
CGAGCCCAGCCTCGTCGGCCGCGCTTTGAATGAGCCTGCAGGTGTCGGCGAAATAATCCGTCAGTCCGATACATCGCCGCCCGTCCGCGGTGCAGCGCAGATCGGGCGCGGGCGGACCGATCATCGCCCGCGCCGGCTGCGCGTTCGGCGTCCCCGCGAGGGCACAGAGGATCAGGGCGGAAAGGACGGCTCGCATTGCGGAAAATTACCGGGATTCCCGGCGTGGGGCCAGCGCGAGTTCAAGGACGAAGTCACCAGACATCGTGCGGCTGCATGGACGAATGGGCTGGCTTCAAGCAGCGGTCGCTCAGCCCCAGTCGCGCAGCCCTAGTCGCGCAGCACCCCGGCGGCGGTCAGCGCGTGGCGGTCAGGCCGCCAGATATCGGTATGCGGTGTCGCGAAGACCCGCGCGGCGAAGCGCGCCGTCACGCCACGCTCGCGCAGGAAAGCGCGGTCGATCTCCTCCTCTTTTCCGATGTCGATCGGCAACGGGTAAGCTTCCAGGCTGTAGCCGTGAAAACCCAGCTTCCCTTCGGGGCCAAGATCGCGATGCGCGCCTGCCATGAAAATCAGCGTGCAGGCCGAGTAGCATCGCTTCGTCACCCGCGTCTTCAGCCCCCGCCTCATCACGCGCTGCGCCAGCGCGCGGGCGGCAAAGACGTGCCCACCGGCGCTGTCGAGATCGATCGCCGAGACGCCCTGCGTCGGGGTCGCCTCGAACCGAGCCAGAAGATCGTAGCTGATATCGCCGGTGAGATAGGCGATGCCGTTTCGCACCTCCAGCGGCATCGGCCCGGCATGAGCGATCGGCGCCAAGGCCATTGTTTGCCGTGCCGATTGGTCGAGCGCATGCGTCGCGCTCACCACCGCGACGGCCCCGATCGCCACACGCGCGGCGAACAGCACATCGCCCCGTGCCCGCGCATCGACCCAATGTGAGACGCTGCGCCACGCCCCCACCACCTGCCATACCGCCAGCGCGATGTCCGCGAGGATGAGCATTGAGAAGAGTGGCATTGGCACCGGCGGCGACACGACCTGCCAAAGCCGAGCCACGGCGAACCGCCCGCCGATCAGCACGACTATAAGCGCGATCCACGGCGGGTACGCGCCGCGCCAATATGCGCCGATGCCCCAGAGCGGGGCTGGTTGCGATGTCCGGGTGGCTCGGGCCATTCACGCCGTCCTTTCGAACACTATCAAGCGTCAGTGTAGCACGACCGAGCCGAAAACCGGGAATCCGCCTCGCCGACCGGGCTGCGAGGCAGTCCGAAGGTGGACCTTCTGCGACGACGGGAGCCTCTGTTATACTTTTCGGATAGGGAGGTTTCTTCGCATGATCACGCTGACGATCAATGGGCGACATATCGACGTCGAGGACGGCACCAGCTTGCTGGAGGCGGCGAAGACAGCCGGCATCCACATCCCGACCTTGTGCCATTATCCCGGCCTGCCCGCCCATGCCGTGTGCCGCATGTGCCTCGTGGAGATCGAGGGCACGCAGAACCCGCAACCGGCCTGTCGCACTCTGGCGAAGGATGGGGACGTGGTGACGACGGACAGCGAAGCGCTGACTGCCTTTCGGAAAGCCGATGCGGAATGGCTGCTCGCGCGGCATCCGAACGACTGCATGCGCTGCGAAGTGAACGGGGCGTGCCAGCTCCAGCGTCTCGTCCATGAGAACCAGTGGGAAGAGCGTTGGCCGAAGACGCCGGCCGGGGCCGTCACCGCGTCGGAAGAACTCTCCTGCGATCACACCTCCCCCAGCATCTGGCGGGACTTGTCGAAGTGTATCGAATGCGGGCTTTGCGCGGAGGTCTGCGGCGACAGCGTGCAGAACCAGAACGTGATCGGCTTCGCCAATCGGGGCTTCGACCGGCGCCCCGTCACCGTCTTCGACGTGCCGCTGTCGCAGACCAACTGCATTTCCTGCGGCCAGTGCACACTTGTCTGCCCGGTTGGCGCGCTGATCGAGGCCCCGCATTGGCACGAGGTGCTGCGCACGCTCGATGCCCATCGGCGGGTCTCCGTGGTTCAGGTCGCCCCGGCGACCCGCATCGCCATCAGCGAGGAATTCGGTCTGGAGTCGGGAACTGTCAGCACAGGGCGCCTGATCAATGCGCTGCGGCTCTTGGGGTTCGATTATGTGTTCGACACGAATTTCGCTGCCGATCTCACGATCATGGAGGAAGGCACTGAATTGCTGTCGCGCCTCGAGGCGGGCACGGAGCTGCCGCTGTTCACCTCCTGCTGTCCGGGCTGGGTGAACTGGGTCGAGTTGAACCGGCCCGATCTTCTGCCGCATCTGAGCACGACCAAATCGCCACAGCAGATGCATGGCGCGATCGCCAAACGGGGTCGCTTCGCGCGGTCTCTGGGCCCTGATTTCGCAGACGGCAAGGCCGAACCCTACGTGGTGAGCGTGATGCCCTGCACCGCCAAGAAGGACGAGGCTCAGCGGCCCGGCGTCTCGGGCGACGTGGATCATGTGCTCACCACCCGAGAGCTGGCGCGGATGATCCGGTCGCGCGGGATCCCGTTCGGGGCGCTCTCCGAGGACGGGCAATTCGACAGCCCGCTGGGCGAGAGCACCGGGGCCGCCCAGATATTCGGCGCCTCGGGCGGCGTCATGGAGGCGATGGTCCGCACGGCTGCGCATTTCAAAGGGGTCGAGCACGATCTGCCGCTGGAATGGGAGGCACTGCGCGGTGTGCGCGAGGGCGTGAAGACCGCGACCATTCCCGGCGTCGGCACGGTGGCCGTGTGCAACGGGATCGCGTCCGCCCAGCGCATGCTGGAGGATGAGACGTGGCGCGAGGACTATGTCGCGATCGAGGTCATGGCCTGCGTCGGTGGCTGCCTCGGCGGCGGCGGCGAGCCGAAATCCATGGACCCGCAAATTCTGCAAAAACGGGCCAAGGCGATCTACAGCGTCGATGCAAAGGCACCGCGCCGCCGTTCCTATGAGAATGCGGATGTGCAGGCGCTCTATGCCTCGGAACTGGGCGCGCCGAACTCCCCGACCGCGCACCATCTGCTCCACACCCATTACGCCGCCAGACATTCCAAGCGTTCGCTGCTGATGCGCTTTCTGGATTGCGTGGACCGGCGCGACGGTGCAGCGGCTGCAAAGCTGTTTCATCCCGACGGGGTCTGGTCGACCGCCTCTCCCTTCGGCGTGCTGACCGGCGCGGACGAGATCGCGGGGTTCATCAACGCGAAGCTTCCGCCGAACCTGCGCGGCGCGAAATATGCGCGCCACCAGATGGAAACCGCGGCCGATACAGACGATCTCACGGTCCTCGCCCCCGACGGAAGCCGCAGCCGCTTCGATCTGGAGCTGAGCACCGTGGAGGAGGACGGATATTCGCAGATGGCGATCAAGACCCTCACGCGCACGGTCCTTTGATGCGGTGATGTGCAAGCATTGCCCGCAGCGGCCGACGACAGATCGCGAATTGATCAACTCGCCGACCCCACGCGCGTTTCTTCTTCCCTTCTTGTTCTAGAGCAAAGCCATAGCGGGCGACGGGGTTCATCCTTTGCGACGTATCACACCTGCCCTCCCTGCGGGACGAGAAACCGGAACGGATTCATCATGCCGAGTCAGAGCCGCGACGAGATCGAACACGTATTGTCCAGCGCGAAAAGCCGCCGACCTTGGCGGCTCTGGGCCCTCGGCGCGGGGGCCCTCGTGATCGCGGTCGGCGCTTGGGTCTGGTTGGCGCCGTCCCGCGACAGCACCGGCACGAGCTACATCACGCAAGCCGTCACGCGCGGCGATTTGACCGTCACGGTCACCGCGACCGGCACGGTGCAGCCCACGACGGAAGTCGAGGTCTCCTCGGAGCTGTCGGGTACGCTGGCAAGCATCGACGTCGACTATAACGACGAGGTCACGGTGGGTGAGGTGCTCGCGCGGCTCGACGATACGAAATTCAAGGCGCAGGTCGCCAATGCCGAGGCCGCGCTCGCGGCCGCCAAGGCGCAGCTCGCACAGGCCGAAGCCACCCAGAAGGAAGCGACGGCACTCTATGAGACACAGGCGGAACTGGACCGGCGTGGCGTCTCGACCCATAGCACCTTCGTCACCTATATCGCGCAGCGCGATCGCGCGGTGGCGGCCGTTCAGGCCGCGAAAGCGTCGCTGACTTTGGCCGAGGCGAACCTTGCTTTGGAGAAGGACGATCTGGAGAAATCGGTCATCCGGTCCCCGATCAACGGCGTCGTTCTGGACCGCAATGTCTCGGCCGGTCAGATCGTGGCCGCCTCGCTATCCGCGCCCACCTTGTTCACGCTCGCCGAAGACCTACGCCGCATGCAGTTACTCGTCGATATCGACGAGGCGGATATCGGTCAGGTCGCGGTCGGCAATGACGCGACATTCACCGTCGACGCCTATTCCGGTCGCTCTTTCCCGGCGACGATCACGCAGGTGCGCTACGCCCCCGAGACAACCGACGATGTCGTGACCTACAAGGGTGTGCTGGCGGTCGACAATGCCGACCTGCTGTTGCGCCCCGGCATGACCGCGACGGCGACGATCACCGTGGACGAGGCCAAGGACGCGCTCCTGATCCCGAATGCGGCGCTGCGCTATGCGCCCCCGCAAGAGGTCGAAGACGCAGGCAATGGCGCGAGCGGGCTCATCGGCCTCGTGATACCGAGCCGACCGGGTTCGGAGAGCGGTACCGCGAGCGGGAAATCCGTCTGGGTCCTTCGCGATGGCACCCCCGTCGAAGTGGCGGTCACGCCGGGCGCGACGAATGGCAAGTTCACGATCGTCACCGCGGGCGATCTGGCCGTCGGCGATCAGGTCATCACCGATCAGCGGGATACGTCGCGATGAGTGAGCCACTCCTCGAGTTACGCGGGATCGAGCGCCACTATGGCCATGACGAAACCCTCGTGCGCGCCCTCGATGGCGTCGACCTTCGCGTCGAACCGGGGGAATTCCTTGCGATCATGGGGCCCTCGGGGTCGGGAAAATCGACCGCGATGAACATCATCGGCTGTCTCGACCGGCCGACTGCGGGGAATTACCTGTTCAACGGCGTCGAGGTCGCGACCCTGAACCGCGATCAACGGGCCCTGCTGCGCAGGCATTACCTCGGCTTCGTCTTTCAGGGCTACAACCTTCTGCCCCGCACCACCGCGCTGGAGAACGTCGAACTTCCGCTGATCTATAAAGGGATGCGGAAGGCCGAACGCGTGGCGCGCGCCCA
It includes:
- a CDS encoding efflux RND transporter periplasmic adaptor subunit, with amino-acid sequence MPSQSRDEIEHVLSSAKSRRPWRLWALGAGALVIAVGAWVWLAPSRDSTGTSYITQAVTRGDLTVTVTATGTVQPTTEVEVSSELSGTLASIDVDYNDEVTVGEVLARLDDTKFKAQVANAEAALAAAKAQLAQAEATQKEATALYETQAELDRRGVSTHSTFVTYIAQRDRAVAAVQAAKASLTLAEANLALEKDDLEKSVIRSPINGVVLDRNVSAGQIVAASLSAPTLFTLAEDLRRMQLLVDIDEADIGQVAVGNDATFTVDAYSGRSFPATITQVRYAPETTDDVVTYKGVLAVDNADLLLRPGMTATATITVDEAKDALLIPNAALRYAPPQEVEDAGNGASGLIGLVIPSRPGSESGTASGKSVWVLRDGTPVEVAVTPGATNGKFTIVTAGDLAVGDQVITDQRDTSR
- a CDS encoding ABC transporter ATP-binding protein translates to MSEPLLELRGIERHYGHDETLVRALDGVDLRVEPGEFLAIMGPSGSGKSTAMNIIGCLDRPTAGNYLFNGVEVATLNRDQRALLRRHYLGFVFQGYNLLPRTTALENVELPLIYKGMRKAERVARAQLALARVGLEGREDHTPSQLSGGQQQRVAIARALAGEPMVMLADEPTGNLDTKRSVEIMDLMQDLNRESGLTIVMVTHEEDMAAYASRLVVFTDGRVVRDEKMREGAL
- a CDS encoding [FeFe] hydrogenase, group A yields the protein MITLTINGRHIDVEDGTSLLEAAKTAGIHIPTLCHYPGLPAHAVCRMCLVEIEGTQNPQPACRTLAKDGDVVTTDSEALTAFRKADAEWLLARHPNDCMRCEVNGACQLQRLVHENQWEERWPKTPAGAVTASEELSCDHTSPSIWRDLSKCIECGLCAEVCGDSVQNQNVIGFANRGFDRRPVTVFDVPLSQTNCISCGQCTLVCPVGALIEAPHWHEVLRTLDAHRRVSVVQVAPATRIAISEEFGLESGTVSTGRLINALRLLGFDYVFDTNFAADLTIMEEGTELLSRLEAGTELPLFTSCCPGWVNWVELNRPDLLPHLSTTKSPQQMHGAIAKRGRFARSLGPDFADGKAEPYVVSVMPCTAKKDEAQRPGVSGDVDHVLTTRELARMIRSRGIPFGALSEDGQFDSPLGESTGAAQIFGASGGVMEAMVRTAAHFKGVEHDLPLEWEALRGVREGVKTATIPGVGTVAVCNGIASAQRMLEDETWREDYVAIEVMACVGGCLGGGGEPKSMDPQILQKRAKAIYSVDAKAPRRRSYENADVQALYASELGAPNSPTAHHLLHTHYAARHSKRSLLMRFLDCVDRRDGAAAAKLFHPDGVWSTASPFGVLTGADEIAGFINAKLPPNLRGAKYARHQMETAADTDDLTVLAPDGSRSRFDLELSTVEEDGYSQMAIKTLTRTVL